One Hemibagrus wyckioides isolate EC202008001 linkage group LG09, SWU_Hwy_1.0, whole genome shotgun sequence DNA segment encodes these proteins:
- the fam167aa gene encoding protein FAM167A, whose protein sequence is MSIKTMPVPQALMVTLNSSDENRNVSVTQDDHLSSLKALAEKLHLETKKPSHMEWRFQLESQRSKALQTTVAVKEGHIRSWSSLKWTKSSLDFPVNKLQRPPLERLKGYGSVTEALERLRKELREMRVQDQQLALQLVRLHGDLNKLKIEQACKQHRKMLNDATFELEERYEMLDLLCDVPVTSGFGISAPLKLIGITKMNISSRRFSLC, encoded by the exons ATGTCCATAAAGACGATGCCAGTCCCACAGGCCCTGATGGTAACTCTAAACAGCTCAGATGAGAACAGAAATGTTTCAGTGACTCAGGATGACCATCTCTCCAGTTTGAAGGCTTTGGCTGAGAAACTACACCTTGAGACAAAGAAGCCTTCACATATGGAGTGGAGGTTTCAGCTGGAGAGCCAGAGATCTAAAGCTCTGCAGACCACAGTGGCTGTTAAAGAAGGACACATACGATCCTGGAGTTCTCTGAAGTGGACAAAATCATCATTGGACTTTCCTGTAAACAAGCTCCAAAGGCCTCCACTTGAGAGACTGAAAGGGTACGGAAGTGTTACTGAGGCACTGGAAAGGCTTAGAAAAGAGTTG AGGGAGATGCGTGTACAGGACCAGCAGCTAGCTCTCCAGCTTGTGCGTCTCCACGGCGATCTTAACAAGCTTAAAATTGAGCAAGCGTGTAAGCAGCATCGAAAGATGTTAAACGATGCTACGTTTGAGTTGGAGGAGCGCTATGAGATGCTAGACCTGCTTTGCGATGTCCCTGTCACCTCTGGATTCGGCATCTCTGCACCACTCAAGCTTATCGGCATCACGAAGATGAACATCAGCTCCCGTCGCTTCTCCCTATGCTAA
- the enpp4 gene encoding bis(5'-adenosyl)-triphosphatase enpp4: MHLQALVCVLAACYESVITLKATSNEQKGDAKDVTPLLLISFDGFRADYLEQYPLPNLQKFFSNGVLIHQLTNVFTTKTFPNHYSLATGLYAESHGILASRMYDSETRKHFTIANSSDPFWWNEATPIWVSVQNQNYKSAAAMWPGTDVVIQNHTSTYYLKYNPKVRFNERLANLTKWLNEDSLVKFAVLYWEEPDNTGHIYGPENTTMMAKALKEVDDHVGFLMDHLNQTGLLGKINVIITSDHGMVQCSQDRLIRLDDCVDRNSYVLVDTTPVAAIIPVNDSSDLYKNLSHCHAHMKTYRKAAIPDQLHYRNNKRIQPIILIADEGWTIVQHGDLPRLGDHGYDSSLTSMHPFLAAQGPDFRKGYRMKSINSVDLYPLMCNLLGIPEMPNNGSFSNVRCVLLREKCSDLAAVIGIVIGAFIVLTTITLLFRLLKNREHSSSRPFARLELEEDDDEPLLE, from the exons ATGCATCTCCAGGCTCTTGTGTGTGTTCTAGCAGCATGTTATGAATCGGTCATCACTCTGAAAGCAACCAGCAACGAACAGAAAGGTGACGCAAAAGATGTGACTCCACTACTGCTTATATCGTTCGATGGTTTCCGGGCAGACTATCTGGAACAATACCCGTTGCCTAATCTACAGAAATTCTTCTCCAATGGTGTTCTTATTCATCAGCTTACTAACGTCTTCACTACTAAAACCTTTCCTAATCATTACAGTCTTGCCACCGGACTGTATGCGGAAAGTCATGGAATTCTGGCAAGTCGCATGTATGACTCTGAGACAAGAAAACATTTTACTATTGCTAATTCTAGCGATCCATTCTGGTGGAACGAAGCCACACCGATTTGGGTTTCTGTGCAGAACCAGAATTATAAATCTGCAGCTGCAATGTGGCCGGGAACAGATGTGGTGATTCAAAACCATACATCaacatattatttaaaatataacccAAAGGTTAGATTTAATGAAAGACTGGCCAACCTGACAAAATGGCTCAATGAAGACAGTTTGGTCAAGTTTGCTGTTCTGTACTGGGAAGAACCAGATAATACTGGACACATCTATGGACCTGAAAACACCACAATGATGGCCAAGGCACTGAAGGAAGTAGATGACCATGTGGGGTTTCTTATGGATCATCTTAACCAAACAGGACTATTGGGGAAAATTAATGTGATTATTACTAGTGATCATGGGATGGTGCAGTGCTCCCAGGACCGACTGATTAGGCTTGATGACTGTGTCGATCGGAATAGCTATGTTTTAGTGGACACCACTCCAGTGGCTGCCATCATACCAGTCAACG attccTCAGACCTGTACAAAAATCTTAGCCACTGCCATGCACACATGAAGACTTACAGGAAAGCTGCAATACCCGACCAGCTGCATTACAGAAACAACAAGCGCATTCAGCCCATCATCCTTATAGCTGATGAAGGCTGGACAATCGTCCAGCATGGAGACCTTCCACGAT TGGGTGATCATGGCTATGATAGCTCTCTGACCAGCATGCACCCCTTCCTGGCAGCCCAGGGCCCTGACTTTCGGAAAGGCTACCGGATGAAAAGCATCAACAGTGTGGATCTGTACCCGCTCATGTGCAACCTACTGGGGATCCCCGAGATGCCTAATAACGGCAGCTTCAGCAACGTGCGCTGTGTGCTGCTCAGAGAGAAGTGCTCAGACCTGGCAGCCGTCATAGGCATCGTCATCGGTGCCTTCATAGttctcaccaccatcaccctcCTCTTCAGACTATTAAAGAACAGGGAGCATTCCTCGTCACGGCCGTTTGCACGATTGGAGCTGGAGGAGGATGACGACGAACCTTTGCTTGAATGA
- the clic5a gene encoding chloride intracellular channel protein 5a isoform X4 gives MTDLISLNEEDKDPDIELFVKAGSDGESIGNCPFSQRLFMILWLKGVVFNVTTVDLKRKPPDLHNLAPGTHPPFLTFNGEVRTDVNKIEEYLEEMLAPPKYPKLATKNRESNTAGNDIFAKFSAYIKNTNSEANTSLQRGLLKALKKLDDFLNTPLPEEIDADSMEEEKCSTRKYLDGNELTLADCNLLPKLHVVKTFLFQGCI, from the exons ATGACCGACTTGATCTCTTTAAATGAAGAGGATAAGGATCCTGACATTGAGTTGTTTGTAAAG gCAGGCAGTGATGGGGAGAGCATTGGGAACTGTCCCTTTTCCCAAAGACTTTTTATGATCCTATGGCTGAAAGGGGTGGTATTTAATGTCACCACTGTTGATCTGAAAAG GAAACCACCAGATCTACATAATCTGGCACCTGGGACACACCCGCCTTTTCTCACCTTCAACGGAGAGGTGCGGACTGATGTCAACAAGATCGAGGAGTACCTAGAAGAAATGCTGGCGCCTCCAAA GTACCCAAAACTAGCAACAAAAAACAGGGAATCAAATACAGCAGGAAATGATATCTTTGCTAAGTTCTCTGCATATATAAAGAACACAAACTCTGAGGCTAACACAA GTTTACAACGAGGGCTACTGAAGGCTCTGAAGAAACTAGACGATTTCCTTAACACTCCTCTGCCTGAGGAGATAGATGCAGATagcatggaggaggagaagtgcTCTACCCGTAAATACCTCGATGGCAACGAATTAACACTAGCAGACTGCAATCTGCTCCCTAAACTTCATGTTGTCAAG ACATTCTTATTTCAAGGTTGTATCTAA
- the clic5a gene encoding chloride intracellular channel protein 5a isoform X3, with the protein MTDLISLNEEDKDPDIELFVKAGSDGESIGNCPFSQRLFMILWLKGVVFNVTTVDLKRKPPDLHNLAPGTHPPFLTFNGEVRTDVNKIEEYLEEMLAPPKYPKLATKNRESNTAGNDIFAKFSAYIKNTNSEANTSLQRGLLKALKKLDDFLNTPLPEEIDADSMEEEKCSTRKYLDGNELTLADCNLLPKLHVVKNSPDASRCGLH; encoded by the exons ATGACCGACTTGATCTCTTTAAATGAAGAGGATAAGGATCCTGACATTGAGTTGTTTGTAAAG gCAGGCAGTGATGGGGAGAGCATTGGGAACTGTCCCTTTTCCCAAAGACTTTTTATGATCCTATGGCTGAAAGGGGTGGTATTTAATGTCACCACTGTTGATCTGAAAAG GAAACCACCAGATCTACATAATCTGGCACCTGGGACACACCCGCCTTTTCTCACCTTCAACGGAGAGGTGCGGACTGATGTCAACAAGATCGAGGAGTACCTAGAAGAAATGCTGGCGCCTCCAAA GTACCCAAAACTAGCAACAAAAAACAGGGAATCAAATACAGCAGGAAATGATATCTTTGCTAAGTTCTCTGCATATATAAAGAACACAAACTCTGAGGCTAACACAA GTTTACAACGAGGGCTACTGAAGGCTCTGAAGAAACTAGACGATTTCCTTAACACTCCTCTGCCTGAGGAGATAGATGCAGATagcatggaggaggagaagtgcTCTACCCGTAAATACCTCGATGGCAACGAATTAACACTAGCAGACTGCAATCTGCTCCCTAAACTTCATGTTGTCAAG aacagccctgacgcATCAAGAtgtggactccactag
- the clic5a gene encoding chloride intracellular channel protein 5a isoform X1, translated as MTDLISLNEEDKDPDIELFVKAGSDGESIGNCPFSQRLFMILWLKGVVFNVTTVDLKRKPPDLHNLAPGTHPPFLTFNGEVRTDVNKIEEYLEEMLAPPKYPKLATKNRESNTAGNDIFAKFSAYIKNTNSEANTSLQRGLLKALKKLDDFLNTPLPEEIDADSMEEEKCSTRKYLDGNELTLADCNLLPKLHVVKVVSKKYRNFEIPSEYTGVWRYLQNAYARDEFTNTCAADREIELAYQDVARRLGK; from the exons ATGACCGACTTGATCTCTTTAAATGAAGAGGATAAGGATCCTGACATTGAGTTGTTTGTAAAG gCAGGCAGTGATGGGGAGAGCATTGGGAACTGTCCCTTTTCCCAAAGACTTTTTATGATCCTATGGCTGAAAGGGGTGGTATTTAATGTCACCACTGTTGATCTGAAAAG GAAACCACCAGATCTACATAATCTGGCACCTGGGACACACCCGCCTTTTCTCACCTTCAACGGAGAGGTGCGGACTGATGTCAACAAGATCGAGGAGTACCTAGAAGAAATGCTGGCGCCTCCAAA GTACCCAAAACTAGCAACAAAAAACAGGGAATCAAATACAGCAGGAAATGATATCTTTGCTAAGTTCTCTGCATATATAAAGAACACAAACTCTGAGGCTAACACAA GTTTACAACGAGGGCTACTGAAGGCTCTGAAGAAACTAGACGATTTCCTTAACACTCCTCTGCCTGAGGAGATAGATGCAGATagcatggaggaggagaagtgcTCTACCCGTAAATACCTCGATGGCAACGAATTAACACTAGCAGACTGCAATCTGCTCCCTAAACTTCATGTTGTCAAG GTTGTATCTAAGAAATACCGTAACTTTGAGATACCGTCAGAGTACACTGGAGTGTGGCGCTATCTACAGAATGCCTACGCACGGGATGAGTTCACCAACACGTGTGCAGCGGATAGAGAGATCGAACTGGCTTACCAGGATGTAGCCCGGCGTCTGGGCAAATGA
- the clic5a gene encoding chloride intracellular channel protein 5a isoform X2: MKDQAGSDGESIGNCPFSQRLFMILWLKGVVFNVTTVDLKRKPPDLHNLAPGTHPPFLTFNGEVRTDVNKIEEYLEEMLAPPKYPKLATKNRESNTAGNDIFAKFSAYIKNTNSEANTSLQRGLLKALKKLDDFLNTPLPEEIDADSMEEEKCSTRKYLDGNELTLADCNLLPKLHVVKVVSKKYRNFEIPSEYTGVWRYLQNAYARDEFTNTCAADREIELAYQDVARRLGK; this comes from the exons ATGAAAGATCAG gCAGGCAGTGATGGGGAGAGCATTGGGAACTGTCCCTTTTCCCAAAGACTTTTTATGATCCTATGGCTGAAAGGGGTGGTATTTAATGTCACCACTGTTGATCTGAAAAG GAAACCACCAGATCTACATAATCTGGCACCTGGGACACACCCGCCTTTTCTCACCTTCAACGGAGAGGTGCGGACTGATGTCAACAAGATCGAGGAGTACCTAGAAGAAATGCTGGCGCCTCCAAA GTACCCAAAACTAGCAACAAAAAACAGGGAATCAAATACAGCAGGAAATGATATCTTTGCTAAGTTCTCTGCATATATAAAGAACACAAACTCTGAGGCTAACACAA GTTTACAACGAGGGCTACTGAAGGCTCTGAAGAAACTAGACGATTTCCTTAACACTCCTCTGCCTGAGGAGATAGATGCAGATagcatggaggaggagaagtgcTCTACCCGTAAATACCTCGATGGCAACGAATTAACACTAGCAGACTGCAATCTGCTCCCTAAACTTCATGTTGTCAAG GTTGTATCTAAGAAATACCGTAACTTTGAGATACCGTCAGAGTACACTGGAGTGTGGCGCTATCTACAGAATGCCTACGCACGGGATGAGTTCACCAACACGTGTGCAGCGGATAGAGAGATCGAACTGGCTTACCAGGATGTAGCCCGGCGTCTGGGCAAATGA